One Phaseolus vulgaris cultivar G19833 chromosome 4, P. vulgaris v2.0, whole genome shotgun sequence DNA window includes the following coding sequences:
- the LOC137837095 gene encoding chaperone protein dnaJ 72, with product MDHYKVLGLHRTASKEEIKTAFKTLAFQFHPDKHSQSPRAIRENATIRFKQVSEAYEVLMDDQKRADYNFRRSSGARGGNNHYSQYSYGYSRSGSGNEYKPRSGGGGGLASNFEMALRILTARSSLLYLGFAAAILGGIVVIDSSGESLWRMQNSGKSFEDAMKSVEKAKAYREDNMKERP from the exons ATGGATCATTACAAGGTTCTCGGCTTGCACCGAACCGCGAGCAAAGAGGAAATCAAAACCGCTTTCAAAACACTAGCGTTTCAGTTCCATCCGGACAAGCATTCCCAATCTCCGAGGGCGATTAGGGAAAACGCCACAATTCGATTCAAACAGGTATCGGAGGCCTACGAGGTCCTCATGGACGACCAAAAGCGCGCCGACTACAATTTCCGGCGGAGCTCGGGCGCCCGCGGCGGAAACAACCACTATTCTCAGTATAGCTACGGATACAGTAGGAGCGGGAGCGGGAACGAGTACAAACCTAGGTCTGGTGGCGGCGGCGGCTTAGCTTCCAATTTCGAAATGGCTCTTCGGATTTTGACGGCGCGGTCTTCACTGCTCTATCTCGGCTTCGCAGC GGCTATATTAGGTGGGATAGTTGTCATTGATTCAAGCGGAGAATCCTTGTGGAGAATGCAAAATTCTGGG AAATCTTTTGAAGATGCCATGAAGTCCGTTGAGAAAGCGAAAGCGTATAGAGAAGATAACATGAAGGAACGTCCTTGA